The following proteins are encoded in a genomic region of Oncorhynchus keta strain PuntledgeMale-10-30-2019 chromosome 35, Oket_V2, whole genome shotgun sequence:
- the LOC118368169 gene encoding protein yippee-like 5, with product MGRIFLDHIGGTRLFSCANCDTILTNRSELISTRFTGATGRAFLFNKVVNLQYSEVQDRVMLTGRHMVRDVSCKNCNSKLGWIYEFATEDSQRYKEGRVILERALVRESEGFEEHVPSDNS from the exons ATGGGGCGGATCTTCCTGGACCACATCGGGGGCACACGCCTCTTCTCCTGCGCCAACTGTGACACTATCTTGACAAACCGCTCAGAACTCATCTCCACCCGCTTCACCGGAGCCACCGGCAGAGCCTTCCTCTTCAACAAG GTGGTGAACCTGCAGTACAGCGAGGTGCAGGACCGCGTGATGCTGACGGGCAGACACATGGTGCGAGATGTCAGCTGTAAGAACTGTAACAGCAAGCTGGGCTGGATCTATGAGTTTGCCACCGAGGACAGCCAGCGCTACAAGGAGGGCCGCGTCATCCTGGAGAGAGCACTCGTCAGGGAGAGCGAGGGCTTCGAAGAACATGTCCCCTCTGACAATTCCTGA
- the LOC118368170 gene encoding b(0,+)-type amino acid transporter 1-like, giving the protein MTGEDKCPAVEVLDGTSPKLSLKREVGLVGAVSLVAGTMIGSGIFMSPQFVLVNIGSPGGSLVVWAACGLLAVLGSLCYAELGTVIRESGGEYIYILRTSGPVLAFILIFSSVIFVRPASVAGISLSFAEYALAPFYQDCPCPQLLVKCVAAAGIVVTAIVNCLNVRFAMSMQVFFMVAKVLALSVIIIGGVVLLVRGETESFEDSFNGTNLGINPIGIAFYQGLWSYDGWNNLNYVTEELKRPEVNLPRAVMIAIPMVTMLYLLVNVSYLAAMTPRELMLSSAVAVTWGNKVLGSWGWVMSIAAALSAFGSLNGTFFSGGRVCFVAAREGHMPDILAMAHVNRLTPSPALIFTTAISLLVLIPGDFQSIVNFFSFTAWFFYTITLSGLLYLKIKKPELPRTYSVPIVIPILVIMAAIFLVMAPIIDNPAIEYLYVTIFIFSGVLVYVPFIHYKLCPGLLGKVTVFLQLFLEVAPADKNL; this is encoded by the exons ATGACTGGTGAGGACAAATGTCCAGCAGTTGAAGTTCTGGATGGCACATCACCCAAGCTCAGCCTGAAACGGGAAGTGGGACTGGTTGGCGCTGTGTCACTCGTGGCTGGCACTATGATTGGATCTGGGATTTTTATGTCCCCTCAATTCGTTCTGGTCAACATAGGAAGCCCAGGAGGAAGCCTGGTGGTCTGGGCTGCTTGTGGCCTGCTGGCTGTGCTTGGCTCTCTCTGCTATGCTGAACTGGGGACAGTCATCCGAGAGTCGGGGGGAGAGTACATCTATATCCTACGGACGTCAGGCCCAGTATTGGCCTTCATTTTAATTTTCAGCTCAGTCATATTTGTGAGACCTGCCAGTGTGGCTGGGATCTCACTGAGCTTTGCTGAATATGCATTGGCACCTTTCTACCAGGACTGTCCATGCCCACAGCTGTTGGTGAAGTGTGTGGCTGCAGCAGGGATTGTGGTGACAGCCATTGTTAACTGTCTGAATGTACGATTTGCCATGTCAATGCAAGTGTTCTTCATGGTGGCCAAGGTGCTGGCTCTTTCAGTAATAATTATTGGAGGAGTGGTGTTGCTCGTCAGAGGGGAAACAGAAAGTTTTGAGGATTCTTTTAATGGGACCAACTTGGGCATCAATCCGATAGGTATTGCTTTCTACCAGGGACTGTGGTCCTACGATGGATGGAATAACTTGAATTATGTGACAGAAGAGCTGAAACGTCCTGAG GTAAATCTGCCCAGGGCAGTTATGATTGCCATCCCCATGGTAACCATGCTCTATCTACTGGTCAATGTGAGCTACTTGGCTGCCATGACGCCCAGAGAACTGATGTTGTCGAGTGCAGTGGCTGTCACCTGGGG GAATAAGGTGCTCGGGAGCTGGGGATGGGTGATGTCCATTGCAGCTGCTTTGTCTGCTTTTGGCTCCCTGAATGGAACATTCTTTAGTGGTGGCCGGGTGTGCTTTGTGGCTGCAAGAGAGGGACACATG CCTGATATTCTTGCCATGGCCCATGTGAATCGACTGACCCCCTCTCCAGCCCTGATCTTCACCACGGCTATCtcacttctggttctcatccctGGGGACTTCCAGAGCATTGTCAACTTCTTCAG TTTTACAGCCTGGTTCTTCTATACAATCACTCTGTCTGGGCTTCTCTACCTCAAGATCAAGAAACCTGAACTTCCCAGGACATATAGT GTTCCCATTGTAATCCCCATTTTGGTCATCATGGCAGCGATTTTCCTTGTGATGGCACCTATCATTGACAACCCTGCAATAGAGTACCTCTACGTCACCATATTCATCTTCAGTGGTGTATTGGTTTATGTGCCATTCATTCACTACAAACTCTGCCCTGGACTGTTGGGGAAAGTCACAGTGTTCCTGCAGCTCTTCCTAGAGGTGGCCCCAGCAGACAAAAATCTATGA
- the hs1bp3 gene encoding HCLS1-binding protein 3, whose translation MPDGLITSRLLQNEVTGIDLQVPLYQEIRGTMMTGHVEYQIIVVTRLTAFKSAKHKPEDIVQLVVSKKYSEIDEFYYRLMGQYPKITLPAMPRKALFVGEADIRERRVAFDELVKFISKNSTLATCPEVLELLGAKSTMADSKTRNVADWQDQDKEEGYNFFESEETPAAAAKVTKHVPPVKPGEEEQEHDDDDQYLGPLGNLKCTRQKKKKPPQAKVATQPKLSLFDEAEDIDDDLFQPAAKDSNVKLFKEPDLMWKVKLGDPLLLPTAYKDVASADSGLDEDTDELFRIEDNFDKLLQVKKSIKARPVPAPKPKLAPKPKLPVKPSSLVSGGRGPVVGVLPVANEVKDQIDILKYIQQNESTSIDDLDLF comes from the exons ATGCCAGACGGACTTATTACAAGCAG GCTGTTGCAGAATGAGGTGACAGGCATAGATCTGCAGGTGCCTCTTTACCAGGAGATCCGTGGTACCATGATGACAGGTCATGTGGAGTACCAGATAATTGTGGTGACTCGGCTGACTGCCTTCAAATCCGCCAAGCACAAACCTGAAGACATTGTACAGCTGGTG GTTTCAAAGAAATACAGTGAAATTGATGAGTTTTACTACAGACTCATGGGTCAATATCCGAAGATCACCTTACCAGCCATGCCTCGCAAGGCCCTGTTTGTAGGCGAGGCAGACATCCGGGAGCGTAGGGTGGCCTTTGACGAACTGGTCAAGTTCATCTCCAAGAATTCTACACTTGCTACTTGCCCAGAGGTGTTGGAGCTCTTAG GGGCGAAGTCCACAATGGCAGATTCGAAAACCAGGAACGTTGCAGATTGGCAGGACCAGGATAAAGAAGAAGGCTATAATTTCTTTGAAAGTGAGGAGACCCCTGCTGCTGCTGCGAAAGTAACCAAACATGTTCCACCAGTGAAACCTGGGGAAGAGGAGCAGGAACATGACGATGATGATCAGTACCTTGGACCTCTAGGCAATTTAAA GTGCACGAGGCAGAAGAAGAAAAAGCCTCCACAGGCTAAAGTGGCTACCCAACCTAAGTTATCTCTGTTTGATGAGGCTGAGGATATAGATGATGACTTGTTTCAACCTGCAGCCAAAGACA GCAACGTTAAGCTGTTTAAGGAGCCAGACTTGATGTGGAAAGTGAAGTTGGGTGACCCTTTACTACTTCCAACAGCATACAAGGATGTGGCATCAGCAGATTCAGGACTGGATGAGGATACAGATGAACTTTTCAG GATAGAAGACAACTTTGACAAGCTCCTCCAGGTGAAGAAAAGTATCAAGGCAAGGCCAGTTCCTGCCCCCAAACCCAAACTGGCCCCAAAGCCAAAACTGCCTGTGAAGCCCTCCTCTCTAGTCTCAGGTGGTAGGGGCCCAGTTGTGGGTGTTCTTCCAGTTGCAAATGAGGTGAAGGATCAAATCGACATTCTCAAGTATATCCAACAAAATGAGTCTACATCTATTGATGATCTGGATCTGTTTTAA